Within Myxococcales bacterium, the genomic segment AATGCAATGAAGCGCGGCGCTTATGACTACATTCTGAAGCCGTTCAAAGTAGAAGAAGTCGTCCATGCCATTCGCCGGGGCCTGGAGAAGCAAAAACTTACAGCCGAAAACTTACGGCTTAAGGAGGCGCTATCCCTGTACAAGGTGAGCGAAGCCATCGCAGCCAGCCTCTCGCTGGATCAGGTCATTGGCACGGTGGTCGATACAGCCATCGACGAGGTGAACGCTGATGTGGTGTATGTTCTCTTGCGGGATGGGGATGGCGAGTTTTTCGAGCGCGTTCGAGAGGTCAATCCAAATAGCACCTTATTGCGCGAGTTCGGCACGCTTGAGACAGATGCCCTTGCAACGCATTTCGCGTCAGACAGCGTGCTCTTGGTCAATGGAAGAAAGGGCCTTAAGTTCTTCAAAGATACCCCCGAAGGCATGGAGCTGCAGTCACTCATAGTCACGACGTTGATGGTGCGAAAAAAAGCGGTCGGGTATTTGGCGGCGGTAAGCGTCACGCCTGGCAAGCGATTCGATGAAGGCCAACGCAAGCTTTTGCGTATCGTGTCTAATCGTGCCGGCGCGGCCATCGAAAACGCGAGATTGTACGAGGATCTCAAGGCCACCTTTCGCCAGACCATCCGCGGTCTTGCCAGCGCGATCGACAAAATGGACCGTTATACGGCGGGACACTCGGAGCGGGTGGCGGGTTATGCTCAGATTTTGGCGATCAAGCTTGGTCTCGGCGAGGAGGAAGTCGAGATAGTTCGCCAATCCGCGCTGATGCACGATGTAGGAAAAATAGGTTGCGTCATGAACCTCAATAAGCCAGGAAAATTGTCGCAACAAGAATACGAAGTCTTCAAACTGCATCCCGGTTACGGCAAAGACATTTTGGAGCCAATTAAGTTTCTTCAGCCTTTGGTCCCAGGCGTGCATTTGCACCATGAACGATGGGACGGCCATGGTTATCCCCTCGGACTGAAAGGGCAGGCGATACCGCTCTATGCGCGAATCATCGCCGTGGCGGACACATACGATGCTATGACAAGTGATCGAGCGTATCGCACCGCGTTGCCGCATGAGGTTGCGATTCACGAGATCACCCGTTGTATTGGCAACCAGTTTGATGCCGACATTGCGCACGAGTTCATCGAGGCTATTGAGACAAAGCGACAGGAACAGCCTGAACCGCGGCTTTCAGCAACCCACGATCTGGCGGAGTAGGAAAAGCGTGGCGGCCCCTAGGGCATCTCATCTTCGGATAAATGCTGTGGCATATCTTCGCGGACGGAGTTCCGGGCCTTGAGGTTAGCAGTGTGGGCTTGCGCGACTTCATCCTCTGTCGCGAGGCCCGGCACGGGTAGCGGCTCTCGTCCTTGGGATTTGGCGTCCTGCCATGGATATCGAATACGCGAATGGTACACATTGCACAAGGTATCGGTCAGTTGTGTCGAAAGAATCCGCAGGTCTGACGTGGTGAGGCTCGATTCATCGAGCTGCCCCTGTTGAAGCTTTACAAAAATAATGCGTTGCACCATTTCATTGAATTTGTCGCGTTCCGGAGGATCGATGGTTCGCGAGGCGGCCTCGATGGAATCAATAAGCATCAGAATGGCAGTTTCTTTGGTGCGAGGACGCATGCCGGGGTAGCGAAAGAAACTCTCGGGGATGTTCTTCGGATTGCCCTGTGCGAGGCACTTATGCCAGAAATACTCGATCACGCTAGTGCCATGATGCGTATACGCGAACTCAACGACCGGCTCAGGAATGCGTCCTGCGCGTAAAATTCGGGTTCCCTCCACGACGTGGTGCATAATAGCGTCCGCGCTGACATCCGGATCTAACGCCTCGTGCGGGCTGATTTCTCCCGGTTCTAGGTTTTCCACAAAGTACTTACACTGACGCGTTTTGCCGAGGTCGTGGTAGTAGGCCCCAATGCGAGTGAGGAGCGCGTCGGCGCCTATCGATGCGGCAGCCACTTCGGCAAGATTTGCCATTGCTCGGGAGTGTTCCCACGAGCCTGGAGCTTCTTTGGCCATTTTGCGAAGAAGAGGTTGATCGAGGTCTGACAGGTCTAAAAGGCGCGCACGGGAAACAGCGCCAAGCAAAATGATAGCCGGTCCCTCTAAAGTCTGAGCGAGTGCTCCGGCGAAAATCCCCCCAGCGAAAGCTGCCATCAGCTCAGAGTCCCACGGGCTGCTTAGGTCCGCATGCATGCTAAAGCCACCGCTAAACCACGATTTGGCAGCAAGCAGCATCGCCGCAGCGGCGAGGCCCGAGGCTACGCCCGTCGTGAGGTAGCGTAACCATCGCCGGCGATGCCCCAACACCAATGTCGCTGTCATACTTGCGGCCAGATACACCGACAAGAGGGTGAGGCTGAACGCATGCAGAGAGGCTGTAAGGAAACTCAGCCCGATACTCACGATGAAAGCAGAACGCCTGTCCAAATAGCGGGTCACCCACAAAGGGACGGCAGCCACCGGAATCAGGTAGGCGGGCAAGTTCGAATATAAAAGGCCAACCTTGGCCAACACCAAGCAAAACAGTATCAACCCGACAAGACCGACCTGCGTGCGAAGTAGCGCACCCCGCCCTGGGCTCAAGCGTCTTAAATACGACGCGAGCATCATGAAAATAAGAAAGTACACAAACCATAGTCCGAGAAGGCTGCCGGCATTGGGAGGACGTCTCGAGAGCTCGTACGCGCGCACCAGTCCGGCGACTGTAGGATCCGTGACAGTGCTGCCACGAGGCACCATGACTTCGACGACGCGAACGCGGTTGTGACCGCTTTGGCTGTCAAACACCGGGATGGCAGTTTGCGGAAGCCTCAATGTTACGGGAGCGGGCCGGGATGGGTCTACACGCAGGGGCTCGAAAAACGTCTCAGCAGTGGTGATCAGCGTAAGCAGCGTGGCGCATACGGCGCTCAGTACGAGCGCGGCGGTGACGCCGGCGATGAGGCGGGTACGTAGCATGAGCGAAACCAAGCTGCCCCGGCCACGATCATGGCACGGGAGACGGGTACGGTATCAGACCACCGCCCAGCTTCAATAGAAGAATAGCATAAGCTGCGATCTCACCTCTCTAGGCGATCTGCGCGTGCTCTGCTACCGTATATGTAAGCCATGTCCTCTCTTTCACCAGGATTCTTGGTCGCCTCTGCCTCGATGACAGACCCTCACTTCAAACGTGCGGTGGTGTTGCTCATCGAGCATCAGTCCCAGGGTTCGTTTGGGTTCTTGATCAATCGTCCCGCCGGCATCTCGTTTCAGGGTGTCGCCGAGGAACTGGGGCTTGAAACCTCCCCGGGTGAGGTGCCGGACCTACCTGTTTTGACAGGTGGCCCGATTGCGCCTCACACGGGATGGATTGTTTTCGATCCCAAAGGCGTCGAGCTGCCCGAAGATGGTGCCGTTTCGGTATCCCACGGGCTATCCGTGAGCGCATCGCGCGATCTGCTACAGACCATTGCCAAGGGGCAGGGCCCTGCGCGCAGGCTCTTGGCCTTGGGATACGCGGGGTGGGACGCGGGTCAACTGGACGAGGAGCTCAAGCGCGGGACATGGATCCCCGTGGATCTTGAGGAGGCCATTGTGTTCGATACGCCGTACGAGCAACGATGGTCAGCTTCGTTAGATAAGCTAGGGATCGATCCTGCGAGGCTGGTAAGCCACAGCCTTCCGGAAGCCTGAGAGGGGAGGCGCGCCGAGCCTAGGAATCGACGAGCTCGATGATCCCAAAGCGCTCCACGGCGTGAAAGTCACCCACTAAAGGAGGCGACCAACCACATGCTTGCTGCCCGCCAGCCTTTAGCGCGTCGAGCACGAACAGATTCGCGCGAAACACCAATCCGTTCAGGGATCGCGAATCACATCCGAGGGCATTCCAGGGAATGCCAAGCTCTACCGTATAGCCTCGATCGGGGCGCGCATCATTGACCGTTCCCCTGACGGCAACCTTAGCCGTTATTCGGCTAGTCCAGTCCACATGTCCATAGGGAGCCGGCCGCCGCCTACTGTCAAATCGCGTATCAAACACGTTGCCTGTGGGGCTCACTTGAATCTCATAGTAATGCGCGCGCTCGCCGAAAGGCGCGATGAGCATCTCCACTGCATCCTGCTCCCATAAGTGATCGTCGCGTCGAGCAAAAGTCGAATTCAGAAATGTGTCCCCGACCTCGAAGGCGACATACAGATACGTCTCGTTCCATAGCCAGCGGCTTACCACATTCAGCTTCGATGGTGTACCGTGCATGGTATTAACAAAAGGCGTGCTTACCGCAGCATGCTGCCATGCCGCTTCATCGAGCTGTCCGTCGATCTCAAGGTTTTCCAATATTCGCGGCACCCGAAGTTTTGGGAGCTTTTCGGAAACCGCCCGTTTACCGGTGGCGTGGCCTTGTGGATCTTGGCGTTTGCCGCAGGATAGGGTGAGCATGAGCGCACCCAGTATTAAGAGTGGCCGCAAGGTCATCGTCGTGATTTTTTTCGGGCTTTTCGCTGCAGTTTTCGCAGGTTCTTTCGCTTTTGGCGGTCCTGTGGTCTTTTTTGGGTCGTCGCAAGACGCGCGCCCGAAGCGTTTTCTGCAACTGCAGCCTCAAGCAACGTTTCGGCGAGATTGGCCAGCATAGGATTATCGTCAAGCCCCGTGAGCCCCACCTGTTCCTTGAGGCGACCGGCTCGTGCGAGACGCTTGAGCCCGGGCATCTTGCCGAGCATGCCAGCCTGCTGTCCAATGTTCCCTATCATCTGGCGCATGATCCCAAAGCGCTGAAGCAGCTCTGCCACCTCGCGTTCCGATCGACCTGAGCCCATAGCCACGCGCCCTAATCGCCCAGGCTGTTTTTGAAATAGCTCGATGCTCTGCCGTTCTGAAGGCGTCATTGAGCTCACCATCGCTTTTAACCGGATGAGTTGCGCGTCGTCGATTTGCGCACCGGCCGCTCCCGCCTCCGCGAAAAAGGGCAACTTCTCAAGTACATCCTGCACAGGGCCCATCTGTTGAAGCATTTCGATTTGCTCAAGGAAGTCATTCAAGGTGAAGCTGCCAGAGAGCATGCTCTTGGCTTTTGCCTCCGCACGTTCCGCATCCACCACTTGCTCGAAATCCTTCATCAAGCCGACGACATCGCCAAACCCTAAAATGCGACTAGCGACGCCGCTGGCCCTAAAGACCTCGAGCTTGTCTAAGGTTTCCCCACTGCCCATGTATTTGATGGGAGCGCCAGTCACAGCGCGCACCGAGAGCGCTGCGCCACCCCGCGCATCGCCATCGACCTTGGTCAAGATGACACCGGTCAATCCAAGGCGCTCGTGAAAAGCGGCTGCGGTGACAATCGCGTCCTGCCCCATCATCGCGTCGATCACCAACAGCACTTCCTGCGGCTCGGCCTCTGCTTTGATGCGTGAGAGCTCAACCATCAAGGGTTCATCGATGGCAAGCCGTCCTGCGGTATCGTAGATCACGACATTGCGTTTGATACGGCGGGCATGTTCCCGGCCCCGTACGCAGATGGCGTAAGGATCCATGTCTTCCATGCTAAAACTGGGTACGTCGATGCGCTCTGCGAGCGTGGTGAGTTGCGCCACGGCGCCCGGGCGCTGCATATCGGCAGCCACCAGCAGCACTTTCTTTTCGTTCTCCCTCTCCAAGAGACGTGCCAGCTTGGCAGCGGTGGTGGTCTTTCCCGTTCCTTGTAAGCCCACAATCATGATGCCTGTCGTGGCGGGGTGTTTCAAAAACGTGATGGGTGGCTCGGCGGCAGCCATCAATGCTTCGAGCTCCTGCTGACACAGCATGATGAACTGCTCCGCCGGCCCAACCCGAACGCGCTTCCCCTGCTGGGTCGCGCGCGTACGCATCAAGGTGCCCAGCGCCTTACCCTTGACGCTCTCTAAAAATGTGTCCGCGACTTGGACGGCGACGTCCGCTTCGAGCAACGAAGCGCGTACCTCCTCTAAGGCAGATGCCAGGTTTGTCTCGGTCAGCTCTGCGATCCCCGAAAGCTGATTTTTTGCGGCCCGAAAGCCACGACTGAGCACATCAAAAGCCACGCTGGGCGGTAAAGTACGAATTTCACAAGGAATCTCAAGTAAGAACGTTTTCCGGGCGCGAGTGAGCCGACCATCTCAGGCGGAAATTCCAAGAAGCATCTTGATTTCAATGTGTTATAGACCACGCTGTGTCTCAGCTCCCCGCCCCAGGCGATGAACGAACGCTCTATGTGCTGGACGTGAGCGGTTACGTCTTTCGCGCATATCATGCGCTACCCGATCTTGCGAACAGCAAGGGAGAGCCCACGCATGCGGTGTTTGGCACCCTGAACATGCTTCGCAAGTTGCTGGCACAACAGACGCCCGCCTACCTCGCGGTCGCTATGGATTCCAAACTGCCGTCGTTTCGCCATACGCTATACGAGCAATACAAAGCCAACCGGCCGCCGGCCCCAGCAGACCTTTCCCAACAGATGGCGCGGGTACGCCAAATCATAACGGCTTATCGTATTTGTTGCCTTGAGCACGAGGGCGTCGAGGCGGACGACCTCATCGCATCCTTGGTGAGAGAAGCGCGCCGCCGGGATTTGCAAGTCGTGATCGTAAGCGCGGATAAGGATCTGTTGCAGCTCGTGGATAAGGAAGTGTGGATGTACGACACGATGCGCGAGCGTGTGTTTGGCATGGAGGAAGTCAAAGCGAAACTGGGCATCACGTCGGCACAGGTGCGCGATTATCTTGCGCTTACCGGAGACGCTTCTGATAACATTCCGGGAGTCCCCAAAGTCGGTCCGAAGACGGCCGTGTCATTGCTGGAGCAATGGAAAAATTTGGATGGCATTTATGCGCACATCGGTCAGATTAAGCGCTCTGCTCTTAGGGCATCACTCATTGCGCATAGATCCGACGCCTATCTGTCCTACCAACTGGTGGGCCTGAAAGATGAGCTCCCGCTCGAGCTGGATTGGGCGTCCCTTCGCTATAACGGCCCAGACGCGGATGCGCTTGCTACGCTCTTTAAGGAACTCGAATTTTCGCGTCCAAGCGAAGCCGTGCCGCCGAGCCCTGTCTCCGTCGATTCAGAGCACGTCACAACGGTCGCCAGACTGCGCGCAAGCGCAGAGGAATTGCGGGGTGCGGAGGCTCTACTCATAGCGACGCTTGGCACAGCCGGCGCCCCAGGGACGCTTTTCGCGATGGGGGTGGCGCCGTTTGTAGCGGGCACCGTAGGTGCAGTGAAAGCGATCGCCATGACGCCCGCTTTCGACGGGAGTATGGGTGGACAGGAAGTGAGAGAGGTTTTGGGTCCCCTCCTTGAAGACGTCGCTGTGCCCAAATACAGCGCGAGCGTGAAGCACGACAGCTTGGCTCTGGCGTCCATCGGTATTGCCCCGCGGGGCTGGGCGTTTGACGCAATGCTCGCGAGCTACGTGCTCGAACCCGACAGGCGAGGCCACGACCTAGCGTCCCTGGCGGAGCGGCATCTCAACCTTGCGCTTAGGGACGATCGCGCTTTGCTGCAAAGCCTCGTGTCAGAGCGCCAGACGTCGCTAGCAGGGGACGCACAAGACTTTGGAGCTGCCGCACAAACTCTCGCTGAGCGGGTAACGGCCATCGCTCAACTCGCTCCCCGCTTGATAGACCGGATTGCTCAAGCGGAACTCACCGGTTTGCTCAGCGACGTAGAAATCCCATTGGCGCTGGTACTGGCTGATCTAGAGCGTACCGGCATCGGTCTCGATACGGACCATCTCGATACGCTTTCAAAAGAGGTCAACGCGCAGCTGGGCGTTCTAGAAGCGAAGTGTCATGAGCTTGCAGGCCAAGTGTTCAACTTGAATGCACCCAGGAAGCTCGAGGCCATTTTGTTTGACCACTTAAAGCTCCCAGTCATCAAACGGACCAAGACCGCGCGCTCCACCGACCACAGCGTACTGGAACAGCTCGCTATAGAGCATCCCTTGCCTGCCGTGATTTTGGAGCATCGCACACTTGCAAAGCTTAAGAGCACCTATCTCGATGCCCTACCTAAGCAAATCAATCCACAGACGGGCAGGATTCATACGTGTTTCAATCAAGCGGTGGCCGCCACCGGTCGCCTATCATCAAGCGATCCAAACCTGCAAAACATCCCCATTCGTAACGCTGTGGGGCGGCGCATTCGCGAGGCCTTTGTGCCCCAGTCAGGTTGGTGGCTTCTTTCGGCAGACTATTCTCAGATTGAACTGAGAATTTTAGCCCATCTCAGCCAGGACCCCGAGCTGCTTCAGGCATACCGTACTCGGCAAGACGTGCATGCACGCACGGCCGAGGCGATTTTTGGGGTCTCTCCCGAAGCTGTCACCGCCCCAATGCGCGCGCAGGCCAAAACCGTCAACTTCGCGGTCATTTATGGTCAGACAGATTTCGCGTTGTCTCGCCACTTGAAGATTACCCGAGCCCAGGCCAAGAATTACATCGAAGCGTTTTTCCTCAAATACGCGGGCGTCAAGCAGTTCATGGAGCAGGTCGTTGAACATACCCGCGCCCACGGTTATGTGCGTACGCTCCTCGGCCGCCGCCGTCCTATCGCGGACATCCAAAGCAGCAACAGAAACCTGCGTATGCAAGCTGAGCGGATCGCTGCGAACACACCCATTCAAGGCAGCGCGGCTGACGTGATGAAAGTGGCTATGCTACGCATTCATGACGCGCTACGCGAGCAAGACAAGCAAAGCCGCATGCTCCTCACGGTGCATGATGAAATTGTCCTTGAGGTGCCGGAACAGGAAAAAAACCCGGTGGAGACGTTGGTGAAAGAGGCCATGGAGAACGCCGTGCCGCTCAGCGTTCCACTCAAGGTGGAAGTCGGCTTTGGACGCAACTGGGGCGAAGCACACTGAGCCCGCTTGTCGCGCAGCTGTGTAGCTCCCTTCTGGAGCATTGCAGGCTTAGCCGCGGGCGTTGGTGAGTTTTCGGTACACGCCCACGACGACGCCCAGGATCCGCGTCGACCGCCATTCGTTTTTATGGATGAGAATGGGCGCCATCTGACTGTTGGCGGGCTCTAGTCGCACATGGTCCCGCTCAGGGTAGTAGTATTTACAGGTAGCTTCATCACCGACCAACGCCACGATGATCGCTCCTCGGTTTGCTTCGATCTGCTTGCGCACAAAGACGTAGTCCCCGTCAT encodes:
- the polA gene encoding DNA polymerase I, coding for MSQLPAPGDERTLYVLDVSGYVFRAYHALPDLANSKGEPTHAVFGTLNMLRKLLAQQTPAYLAVAMDSKLPSFRHTLYEQYKANRPPAPADLSQQMARVRQIITAYRICCLEHEGVEADDLIASLVREARRRDLQVVIVSADKDLLQLVDKEVWMYDTMRERVFGMEEVKAKLGITSAQVRDYLALTGDASDNIPGVPKVGPKTAVSLLEQWKNLDGIYAHIGQIKRSALRASLIAHRSDAYLSYQLVGLKDELPLELDWASLRYNGPDADALATLFKELEFSRPSEAVPPSPVSVDSEHVTTVARLRASAEELRGAEALLIATLGTAGAPGTLFAMGVAPFVAGTVGAVKAIAMTPAFDGSMGGQEVREVLGPLLEDVAVPKYSASVKHDSLALASIGIAPRGWAFDAMLASYVLEPDRRGHDLASLAERHLNLALRDDRALLQSLVSERQTSLAGDAQDFGAAAQTLAERVTAIAQLAPRLIDRIAQAELTGLLSDVEIPLALVLADLERTGIGLDTDHLDTLSKEVNAQLGVLEAKCHELAGQVFNLNAPRKLEAILFDHLKLPVIKRTKTARSTDHSVLEQLAIEHPLPAVILEHRTLAKLKSTYLDALPKQINPQTGRIHTCFNQAVAATGRLSSSDPNLQNIPIRNAVGRRIREAFVPQSGWWLLSADYSQIELRILAHLSQDPELLQAYRTRQDVHARTAEAIFGVSPEAVTAPMRAQAKTVNFAVIYGQTDFALSRHLKITRAQAKNYIEAFFLKYAGVKQFMEQVVEHTRAHGYVRTLLGRRRPIADIQSSNRNLRMQAERIAANTPIQGSAADVMKVAMLRIHDALREQDKQSRMLLTVHDEIVLEVPEQEKNPVETLVKEAMENAVPLSVPLKVEVGFGRNWGEAH
- a CDS encoding YqgE/AlgH family protein, whose product is MSSLSPGFLVASASMTDPHFKRAVVLLIEHQSQGSFGFLINRPAGISFQGVAEELGLETSPGEVPDLPVLTGGPIAPHTGWIVFDPKGVELPEDGAVSVSHGLSVSASRDLLQTIAKGQGPARRLLALGYAGWDAGQLDEELKRGTWIPVDLEEAIVFDTPYEQRWSASLDKLGIDPARLVSHSLPEA
- a CDS encoding carbohydrate-binding family 9-like protein, whose protein sequence is MTLRPLLILGALMLTLSCGKRQDPQGHATGKRAVSEKLPKLRVPRILENLEIDGQLDEAAWQHAAVSTPFVNTMHGTPSKLNVVSRWLWNETYLYVAFEVGDTFLNSTFARRDDHLWEQDAVEMLIAPFGERAHYYEIQVSPTGNVFDTRFDSRRRPAPYGHVDWTSRITAKVAVRGTVNDARPDRGYTVELGIPWNALGCDSRSLNGLVFRANLFVLDALKAGGQQACGWSPPLVGDFHAVERFGIIELVDS
- a CDS encoding response regulator — its product is MPNGDERPRVLVVDDERVICEILADFLAMEGFSATTAEDGKAALAELSRVRYDLVLTDLKMPNMGGIELLDAIQAHTPHIVTIIMTGFGTVETAINAMKRGAYDYILKPFKVEEVVHAIRRGLEKQKLTAENLRLKEALSLYKVSEAIAASLSLDQVIGTVVDTAIDEVNADVVYVLLRDGDGEFFERVREVNPNSTLLREFGTLETDALATHFASDSVLLVNGRKGLKFFKDTPEGMELQSLIVTTLMVRKKAVGYLAAVSVTPGKRFDEGQRKLLRIVSNRAGAAIENARLYEDLKATFRQTIRGLASAIDKMDRYTAGHSERVAGYAQILAIKLGLGEEEVEIVRQSALMHDVGKIGCVMNLNKPGKLSQQEYEVFKLHPGYGKDILEPIKFLQPLVPGVHLHHERWDGHGYPLGLKGQAIPLYARIIAVADTYDAMTSDRAYRTALPHEVAIHEITRCIGNQFDADIAHEFIEAIETKRQEQPEPRLSATHDLAE
- a CDS encoding HDIG domain-containing protein, yielding MLRTRLIAGVTAALVLSAVCATLLTLITTAETFFEPLRVDPSRPAPVTLRLPQTAIPVFDSQSGHNRVRVVEVMVPRGSTVTDPTVAGLVRAYELSRRPPNAGSLLGLWFVYFLIFMMLASYLRRLSPGRGALLRTQVGLVGLILFCLVLAKVGLLYSNLPAYLIPVAAVPLWVTRYLDRRSAFIVSIGLSFLTASLHAFSLTLLSVYLAASMTATLVLGHRRRWLRYLTTGVASGLAAAAMLLAAKSWFSGGFSMHADLSSPWDSELMAAFAGGIFAGALAQTLEGPAIILLGAVSRARLLDLSDLDQPLLRKMAKEAPGSWEHSRAMANLAEVAAASIGADALLTRIGAYYHDLGKTRQCKYFVENLEPGEISPHEALDPDVSADAIMHHVVEGTRILRAGRIPEPVVEFAYTHHGTSVIEYFWHKCLAQGNPKNIPESFFRYPGMRPRTKETAILMLIDSIEAASRTIDPPERDKFNEMVQRIIFVKLQQGQLDESSLTTSDLRILSTQLTDTLCNVYHSRIRYPWQDAKSQGREPLPVPGLATEDEVAQAHTANLKARNSVREDMPQHLSEDEMP
- the ffh gene encoding signal recognition particle protein, yielding MAFDVLSRGFRAAKNQLSGIAELTETNLASALEEVRASLLEADVAVQVADTFLESVKGKALGTLMRTRATQQGKRVRVGPAEQFIMLCQQELEALMAAAEPPITFLKHPATTGIMIVGLQGTGKTTTAAKLARLLERENEKKVLLVAADMQRPGAVAQLTTLAERIDVPSFSMEDMDPYAICVRGREHARRIKRNVVIYDTAGRLAIDEPLMVELSRIKAEAEPQEVLLVIDAMMGQDAIVTAAAFHERLGLTGVILTKVDGDARGGAALSVRAVTGAPIKYMGSGETLDKLEVFRASGVASRILGFGDVVGLMKDFEQVVDAERAEAKAKSMLSGSFTLNDFLEQIEMLQQMGPVQDVLEKLPFFAEAGAAGAQIDDAQLIRLKAMVSSMTPSERQSIELFQKQPGRLGRVAMGSGRSEREVAELLQRFGIMRQMIGNIGQQAGMLGKMPGLKRLARAGRLKEQVGLTGLDDNPMLANLAETLLEAAVAENASGARLATTQKRPQDRQKRKNLRKLQRKARKKSRR